The following proteins are encoded in a genomic region of Blastopirellula marina:
- a CDS encoding cytochrome-c peroxidase encodes MRYDSTDAIRARRVVLFGALVLLVLCGERLFAQATSAAVYPVGHTWEGLPTSGKPQPVYHADKDHPANRLHALLFLEHVVPAEIQSQLPAEMERSGLTAEAFYQPKWYFGKREGTKEDRKWFGGDVRVSPVREFEGERRAELLKLLKQLVALDPAERKQWFAQPLHQVLMQWDLMSVWWQLEKKGTDDPELLAAFAKTIQVLALPAKILQELPSGYESLQKHFASDQLPVSTKEFYLPRDLQLVDRSSDSPWVEIARNSSVLFQAHRSLHASRVYLKAGSRSEAEQLVAAVGEVDTKEIAQRLLDDVKTALVQSIVVVDDQLKPVATPVVDEVRVRVVNKPFELTADNKSSSRDGSSHWIYHRTRAGSVLGSEQPFRFVPDTGQSLFVEYGSLKHATYAAQCALCHRMTNNGGQSPFSIRSLSTHMQPRVAEPNQRFQLAEAEMSDVVEALKKRLAGSSPIQPVASNGRLKPRPETSEQERTKRAAELREIYTQPSDKWPAPNVDADVSWKEIGLLPEVTHPESNPYNEAKEALGHALFFDPRLSGSGQMACASCHDPDLAWSDGRTTSFGHSRKMLTRNAPTTRFAAFQDQFFWDGRALTLEEQAVAVLLNPDEMHASPDHVRNVVASITPYQKLFGEAFGNEEVTIERVGQAIACFERMAVHGRTRFDAFMKGKTNVMSDAAIRGMDLFRRDARCMNCHHGPLFSDGQFHDVGLSYYGRKFEDLGRYNITGQAEDVGRFRTPTLRDVTATGPLMHNGLFQLAGVLNMYNAGMPTLKRKDHQQDDDLFPTKSPHLKPLGLNKHDLEDLAAFLSTLEEPKLRVRPPELPGLHPAP; translated from the coding sequence ATGCGTTACGATTCGACAGACGCGATTCGAGCTCGACGTGTCGTATTGTTTGGTGCTCTGGTGTTGCTCGTGCTTTGTGGTGAGAGACTTTTTGCCCAGGCAACTTCGGCAGCGGTTTACCCCGTAGGACATACCTGGGAAGGCCTGCCAACTTCGGGCAAGCCACAGCCGGTGTATCATGCAGACAAAGACCATCCCGCAAACCGCCTTCACGCTCTGTTGTTTCTTGAGCATGTCGTACCGGCAGAAATTCAGTCGCAACTTCCCGCGGAAATGGAGCGTAGCGGTCTAACTGCGGAAGCTTTCTATCAACCGAAGTGGTACTTCGGTAAACGAGAAGGAACCAAGGAAGATCGAAAGTGGTTTGGGGGCGATGTTCGTGTCAGCCCGGTCCGTGAGTTCGAGGGTGAGCGGCGTGCCGAACTCCTGAAGCTATTGAAGCAACTTGTCGCCCTTGATCCTGCCGAACGTAAGCAGTGGTTCGCGCAACCACTGCATCAAGTGCTAATGCAGTGGGATTTGATGAGCGTCTGGTGGCAACTGGAAAAGAAGGGCACCGACGATCCTGAATTACTTGCTGCGTTTGCCAAAACGATTCAGGTATTGGCTCTTCCAGCCAAAATATTGCAAGAGTTGCCATCTGGATATGAATCCTTGCAGAAGCATTTCGCTTCGGACCAGTTACCGGTCTCTACAAAAGAATTCTATCTGCCACGCGATCTGCAACTTGTGGATCGATCTTCTGATTCCCCGTGGGTCGAGATTGCTCGAAACAGTTCCGTCCTGTTTCAAGCTCATCGTTCTCTTCATGCCTCACGTGTTTATTTGAAGGCTGGAAGTCGCAGCGAAGCGGAGCAGTTGGTTGCTGCGGTTGGCGAAGTCGATACGAAAGAAATCGCTCAACGGCTTCTGGACGACGTAAAAACTGCCTTGGTGCAATCGATCGTCGTTGTCGATGACCAACTGAAACCAGTGGCGACGCCCGTAGTGGACGAAGTCCGCGTGCGCGTAGTTAACAAACCATTCGAGCTTACGGCAGATAATAAGAGTAGTAGTCGCGATGGCTCCTCGCATTGGATCTATCATCGCACTCGCGCCGGTTCGGTACTTGGGTCAGAGCAGCCGTTTCGTTTCGTGCCAGATACAGGTCAATCGCTATTCGTAGAATATGGCAGCTTGAAGCACGCGACCTATGCAGCTCAATGTGCCTTGTGTCATCGCATGACGAATAATGGAGGCCAGTCTCCGTTCTCGATTCGCTCGTTGTCGACGCACATGCAACCCCGCGTCGCCGAGCCAAACCAGCGATTTCAATTGGCCGAAGCCGAGATGTCGGACGTGGTCGAAGCCCTTAAGAAAAGACTGGCAGGCTCTTCACCAATTCAACCAGTTGCGAGCAATGGACGCCTGAAGCCTCGTCCCGAAACTTCCGAGCAGGAGCGAACCAAGCGAGCTGCAGAGCTCCGAGAGATTTACACGCAACCATCGGATAAGTGGCCGGCACCAAATGTCGATGCTGACGTGTCATGGAAGGAAATCGGTTTGCTGCCGGAGGTCACCCATCCAGAAAGCAATCCCTACAACGAAGCGAAAGAAGCCTTGGGACATGCGTTGTTCTTTGATCCTCGCCTATCAGGCAGCGGACAGATGGCGTGTGCATCGTGCCACGATCCTGACTTGGCTTGGAGCGATGGACGCACAACCAGCTTCGGTCACTCGCGGAAGATGCTTACTCGCAACGCGCCAACGACTCGTTTCGCGGCCTTTCAAGATCAGTTCTTCTGGGATGGTCGCGCATTGACGCTGGAAGAACAAGCGGTGGCGGTACTGTTGAATCCTGATGAAATGCACGCCAGTCCCGATCATGTGCGAAACGTCGTCGCTTCGATCACGCCGTATCAAAAGCTATTCGGTGAAGCGTTCGGCAACGAGGAAGTTACCATCGAGCGGGTCGGTCAAGCGATTGCTTGCTTTGAACGGATGGCCGTGCATGGACGCACGCGATTCGATGCATTCATGAAGGGTAAGACCAACGTGATGTCAGATGCGGCGATTCGCGGGATGGATCTCTTCCGTCGTGATGCACGCTGTATGAACTGCCATCACGGGCCACTGTTTAGTGACGGCCAATTTCATGATGTCGGGCTCAGTTACTACGGTCGCAAGTTTGAAGATTTGGGACGCTACAACATCACCGGCCAAGCCGAGGATGTCGGACGCTTTCGTACGCCAACATTGCGCGATGTCACCGCGACGGGGCCGTTGATGCACAATGGTCTTTTTCAGTTGGCTGGCGTTCTGAATATGTATAACGCTGGGATGCCAACACTGAAGCGGAAAGATCATCAGCAGGACGACGACTTGTTTCCGACGAAATCACCTCACTTGAAACCGTTAGGCCTGAACAAGCACGATTTGGAAGACTTGGCCGCGTTTCTATCGACTTTAGAAGAACCGAAGTTACGTGTGCGACCGCCAGAATTGCCTGGGTTGCATCCAGCTCCATAA
- a CDS encoding DUF1572 family protein, protein MNDVNPWTDALRESVNSYRQMIDATLDQLTDDEFFQRPAAEVNSVAVLLRHLGGNLASRWTDFQSTDGEKESRNRDEEFTDWPGDRPSLIAYFDDGWQTLLSAIDEANSLDPLTPIFIRGESQTLASAFVRSLTHLSYHVGQISLIARTVHQGTWRWLTIAPGESQRHNEQTWGTPQSRNIHGERKDEQGN, encoded by the coding sequence ATGAATGATGTTAATCCCTGGACAGATGCTCTTCGCGAATCGGTCAACTCGTATCGTCAAATGATCGATGCGACCCTTGATCAGCTAACCGACGACGAATTCTTTCAACGTCCCGCGGCGGAAGTCAATTCCGTCGCGGTTTTGCTTCGTCATCTCGGAGGGAATCTTGCCAGCCGTTGGACCGACTTTCAGTCAACCGACGGCGAAAAAGAGAGCCGTAATCGTGACGAGGAGTTCACCGACTGGCCGGGCGACCGACCGTCGCTCATTGCCTATTTCGACGATGGCTGGCAAACGCTGCTCTCCGCGATCGACGAGGCCAACTCTCTTGATCCACTCACGCCGATCTTTATTCGTGGTGAATCGCAAACGCTAGCAAGTGCTTTCGTGCGATCTCTGACGCATCTCTCATATCACGTTGGGCAGATATCGCTCATTGCTCGTACGGTGCATCAAGGAACCTGGCGTTGGCTGACGATCGCACCCGGCGAAAGCCAACGGCACAATGAGCAAACTTGGGGAACTCCGCAAAGTCGCAACATTCACGGCGAGAGGAAGGACGAGCAGGGGAATTGA
- a CDS encoding DUF1549 and DUF1553 domain-containing protein encodes MFRKTNTAASWGFAFSLSWFVIGFPAMAGAEELSSDETAQMHAMAARIDELILAKLNTEKTPPAPLASDGEFVRRAYLDLVGSIPSVAQTRAYLEEASPDKREKLIAQLLKSPAHPTHLANTWRALVLEPTDDPASLQNEQGLQQWLRGKFSENVRYDRLVEAFLTATQGNDGPGYFYAAQELKPELLAAETSRIFLGLQLECAQCHDHPFDRWKQRDFWGVAAFFAQLERPNNDNNLGLGRFDIVDRSSGEVTIPETEEVVKPSFPGTDADYASFGGTRRQQLAIWMVSRDNPFMPRRAVNWAWAHMMGRGIVHPADDMSPQNLPSHPELLDELTTYFVKSGFDMRLLLQTIAITDTYARSSEAVSESEAPPELFARMAVKSLTPEQLYDALLKVGLLRTGVEANLNDGMRVQFVARMRTSGKDRTTFDTGMPQALALMNGPPVSTATSPETSGLLKAMSAPFLSDEQRLNVVFLAAYSREPNQQELARYQEFLKSASPSEKSKALGDVLWVLANSAEFMLNH; translated from the coding sequence ATGTTTCGCAAAACAAATACGGCGGCAAGTTGGGGGTTTGCTTTCAGCTTGTCTTGGTTCGTTATTGGCTTCCCTGCTATGGCCGGCGCGGAAGAATTGTCGTCGGACGAAACTGCCCAAATGCACGCGATGGCGGCACGCATCGACGAGTTGATCCTGGCAAAGCTGAACACGGAAAAGACCCCGCCTGCACCACTGGCCAGTGATGGAGAGTTCGTCCGTCGAGCCTATCTCGATTTAGTAGGTAGTATTCCATCGGTCGCTCAAACCCGAGCCTACCTGGAGGAGGCTTCACCCGACAAGCGGGAGAAGCTGATCGCTCAACTGTTGAAATCGCCCGCCCACCCAACCCACTTGGCCAACACATGGCGGGCCTTAGTTCTCGAACCAACTGACGACCCGGCCAGTTTGCAGAATGAACAAGGGCTGCAGCAGTGGCTTCGTGGAAAGTTCAGCGAGAACGTCCGGTACGATCGCCTGGTCGAAGCGTTCCTCACGGCTACCCAAGGGAACGACGGTCCTGGCTATTTCTATGCCGCTCAGGAACTGAAGCCAGAATTACTCGCTGCGGAGACTTCGCGAATCTTTTTGGGGCTCCAGCTTGAATGTGCCCAGTGTCACGATCACCCATTCGATCGCTGGAAGCAGCGTGACTTCTGGGGAGTTGCCGCGTTCTTCGCCCAGCTGGAACGACCTAATAACGACAATAACCTAGGATTGGGACGGTTCGATATTGTCGACCGCAGCAGCGGCGAGGTGACGATTCCGGAGACGGAAGAAGTGGTGAAGCCGTCGTTTCCTGGGACCGACGCCGACTATGCTTCGTTTGGTGGGACGCGACGCCAGCAATTGGCGATCTGGATGGTTTCGCGAGACAACCCGTTCATGCCTCGCCGAGCGGTGAACTGGGCCTGGGCGCACATGATGGGGCGTGGAATCGTTCATCCAGCCGACGATATGTCGCCGCAGAATCTTCCGAGCCATCCTGAACTTCTCGACGAATTGACAACTTATTTCGTCAAGTCAGGTTTCGACATGCGATTGCTCCTTCAGACGATCGCGATCACCGACACTTACGCTCGCAGTAGTGAGGCGGTTTCCGAATCGGAAGCCCCGCCTGAACTTTTCGCCCGAATGGCGGTCAAGTCGCTCACGCCCGAGCAGCTTTACGATGCCTTACTCAAGGTGGGCTTGTTACGGACTGGTGTCGAGGCCAACCTCAATGATGGCATGCGGGTGCAGTTCGTAGCTCGGATGCGAACTTCGGGGAAAGATCGCACGACATTTGATACTGGTATGCCTCAGGCTTTGGCGCTGATGAATGGTCCGCCAGTTTCCACGGCAACCAGCCCGGAAACGAGCGGACTGTTGAAAGCGATGTCGGCTCCTTTCCTATCGGATGAGCAGCGATTGAACGTCGTGTTTCTGGCAGCCTATAGTCGCGAACCGAATCAGCAAGAGCTTGCTCGTTATCAAGAATTTCTCAAGTCAGCTTCTCCCTCAGAGAAATCCAAAGCCTTGGGTGATGTCCTGTGGGTTTTGGCGAACAGCGCCGAATTCATGTTGAATCACTAA
- a CDS encoding DUF1501 domain-containing protein, whose protein sequence is MNVSNFSRRRFLQTSAAMLGAASCAWLPQFAAAAGPDPSRKRSCILLWMAGGPTQTDTFDMKPGHANGGEFKEAETNVPGLRFSEHFGGLARQADKLAVLRGMSTKEGDHQRGTYLMHTGQRPGGPLNYPSIGASLAKAMANRDTTLPNYVAVNPGAFLSGAALGPGFLGPRYAAATVGARGNRPTGPQPIEDSDQLADLGVDFLSLPPGIDQDRHDARLALWKQQQQQFLSGHPSGAAEAQATIFQSAVKMMHPEAASAFDLSQERTEVRESYGRGTFGQGCLIARRLVERGVPFVEVTLGGNGLGWDTHQNNFNTVKRLSEELDQGWSTLMTELADRGLLESTTICWMGEFGRTPNINNNAGRDHFPDAWSCVLSGGGIAGGQAYGKTDEAGMEVTENKTEVQDLLATLCRAVGVDPTTEHYSPQARPIKISEGSPIDQVLV, encoded by the coding sequence ATGAACGTTTCCAACTTCTCCAGGCGACGGTTTCTTCAGACTTCTGCAGCCATGCTGGGGGCAGCCAGTTGTGCTTGGTTGCCACAGTTTGCCGCAGCGGCAGGACCAGATCCTTCCCGCAAACGAAGCTGTATCTTGCTGTGGATGGCTGGTGGACCAACTCAGACCGATACCTTTGATATGAAGCCTGGACATGCCAACGGGGGTGAATTCAAAGAAGCTGAAACTAACGTTCCCGGTTTGCGATTTAGCGAGCACTTCGGTGGCCTTGCACGTCAGGCCGACAAGCTGGCAGTTCTACGTGGAATGAGCACCAAAGAAGGAGATCATCAACGCGGCACCTACTTGATGCACACCGGGCAGCGGCCTGGCGGGCCGCTTAATTATCCGTCGATCGGAGCCTCGCTGGCCAAGGCAATGGCCAACCGTGATACCACGCTGCCCAACTATGTCGCTGTAAATCCAGGGGCGTTCCTCAGTGGCGCGGCCTTAGGACCAGGCTTCTTAGGACCACGTTACGCGGCCGCAACCGTCGGTGCACGGGGAAATCGTCCGACAGGTCCTCAGCCGATAGAAGATTCAGATCAACTTGCTGATCTTGGCGTTGATTTCCTCTCGTTACCTCCAGGCATTGATCAAGATCGGCACGATGCTCGACTGGCGTTGTGGAAGCAGCAGCAACAACAGTTTCTCTCCGGTCATCCTTCCGGAGCCGCGGAAGCTCAAGCAACCATTTTTCAATCGGCCGTGAAGATGATGCATCCCGAAGCAGCCTCTGCCTTCGATCTGTCTCAGGAACGCACCGAGGTTCGCGAATCGTACGGTCGTGGAACTTTCGGACAAGGCTGTTTGATCGCTCGCCGCCTGGTTGAGCGTGGGGTTCCGTTTGTAGAAGTCACCTTGGGCGGTAACGGGTTAGGCTGGGATACGCATCAAAACAACTTCAATACGGTCAAGCGTTTGTCAGAAGAGCTCGACCAAGGTTGGAGTACCCTGATGACCGAGTTGGCAGATCGTGGCTTACTGGAATCGACCACCATTTGCTGGATGGGTGAATTCGGGCGGACGCCGAACATCAATAACAACGCAGGACGTGATCACTTCCCTGACGCATGGAGCTGCGTGCTTTCCGGTGGAGGTATTGCTGGTGGCCAGGCATACGGTAAGACGGATGAAGCTGGCATGGAGGTGACCGAGAACAAGACAGAGGTGCAAGATCTGTTGGCGACCCTTTGTCGAGCCGTTGGCGTTGATCCAACCACGGAGCATTACTCACCCCAGGCTCGGCCGATCAAGATATCGGAAGGGTCTCCGATTGATCAGGTGTTGGTCTAA
- a CDS encoding PstS family phosphate ABC transporter substrate-binding protein, giving the protein MFRNLVFSLAAISACLFPNLAFAQIQVDTDLPVYQRVSGVSGTIKSIGSDTMNNMMTLWAEGFQEIYPNVQIEIEGKGSSTAPPALIQGTATFGPMSRPMKANEIDDFEKRYGYKPTAMGTSIDMLAVYVNKDNPIKGLSLPQVDALFSTNRKGGVKEDITRWGQLGVGGALAQSPISLYGRNSASGTYALFKEIALFGGDYKPTVKEQPGSSSVVQGVATDKAGIGYSGIGYKTSDVRALPLSVKGEDYVEPTADNADDYPMSRFLYIYVNYRPGSELDPLRREFLKYIFSQQGQKAVVKDGYLPITAASATAQLEAVGIKQ; this is encoded by the coding sequence ATGTTCCGCAACCTCGTGTTTTCCCTCGCTGCCATTTCGGCGTGCCTCTTTCCCAATCTCGCATTCGCCCAGATTCAAGTCGATACGGATCTTCCGGTTTACCAACGTGTTTCCGGTGTTTCAGGCACGATCAAGAGTATCGGTTCCGACACGATGAACAACATGATGACCCTTTGGGCAGAGGGGTTCCAAGAGATCTATCCAAACGTTCAGATCGAAATCGAAGGCAAGGGATCGTCTACTGCGCCTCCGGCTTTGATTCAAGGGACGGCGACGTTTGGTCCGATGAGCCGTCCGATGAAGGCTAATGAAATCGATGATTTCGAGAAACGTTATGGTTACAAGCCGACTGCGATGGGCACGAGTATCGATATGTTGGCCGTCTATGTGAACAAAGACAATCCGATCAAGGGGCTTTCGTTACCACAAGTCGATGCTCTGTTTTCGACTAATCGCAAGGGTGGGGTCAAAGAAGATATCACTCGCTGGGGCCAGTTAGGCGTTGGTGGAGCCTTAGCTCAGTCACCAATCAGCCTTTACGGTCGTAACTCGGCATCCGGGACTTACGCTTTGTTCAAGGAAATTGCCCTGTTTGGTGGCGACTACAAGCCGACCGTTAAGGAACAGCCAGGTAGTTCTTCGGTCGTTCAGGGTGTCGCTACCGATAAGGCGGGAATTGGTTATAGTGGCATCGGCTACAAGACTTCCGACGTGCGAGCATTGCCTCTTTCGGTCAAAGGGGAAGACTACGTGGAGCCAACCGCCGACAATGCCGACGACTATCCTATGTCTCGTTTCCTGTATATCTACGTGAATTATCGCCCAGGTAGTGAACTCGATCCGCTTCGCCGTGAATTCCTTAAATACATCTTTAGTCAGCAAGGTCAGAAGGCCGTCGTAAAGGATGGTTACCTTCCGATCACTGCTGCTTCGGCAACCGCCCAGTTGGAAGCGGTTGGTATTAAGCAGTAA
- a CDS encoding ABC transporter permease subunit gives MRFSDVLSEGVITVGGIGTIVAVCLVALVLVMEVVPLFRSATVRMLSERATPWLPGEIVHFELNEYQTMGWLLTRDGTLQSVRLTSPKSESQTAGSPVLSASFEVVQESKLVTGAEITAVSTTTGKSDIVLGLADGNVCTGDVRFETTFIDPIEIKDWFSQQAGGLSAAKLKSPGDTAIFKQGVVQLTSQGQYRVQQLVWTLDYPIEVSDAPIDLIDHLPVDGNAGGIGAKERVFVALSGDKQLKLGVVSEKKSLLTGKVKRTTKIHDLPSAEGLGDPAFILISGLGNNVLAADRDGHLARFSIRDYDDIQLAEEVDLLPDSDAKLSKCDWILGRETLFCGDSQGNCSGWFQIRLEDRKDDAFADRESTDGFVLVQAHKFPTGPAAVTAFGASSRSRMFLVGYESGLCSLFHMTTEKHVADIRVSDDQSIQLARIAPRDDGLLLESGGDIAHYALSPGFPDITLSSLFFPVWYEGYAEPLNIWQSSSSKVEDELKFSLFPLISGTFKATFYSMLFGAPLALLAAIYTSEFATRRTRTFVKPAVEMMASLPSVVLGFVAALVFAPIVENIIPACLASIFIVPFVVLLGGFLWQMLPHSVSLRIQPFRLVFLVPMLLAGIYFAYLLGPAIEAWLFLGNIKYWLVHPEEGTGLGGWLLILLPASALAMLALDGYGLGSYWRSRVAKLPRSVFAVISFVKFLALAVLTLLLAVVVGSVFDFAGWDPRGSYIGEYDQRNSMIVGFVMGFAVIPIIYTIADDALSTVPSHLRSASLGCGATPWQTTLRIVIPTAMSGLFSALMIGLGRVTGETMIVLMAGGNTPIEDWNLFNGFRTLSTNIAIELPEAVQGSSHYRVLFLSALVLFMLTFLINTVAEVVRLYFRRRAVQL, from the coding sequence GTGCGATTTTCCGATGTCTTGTCAGAAGGGGTGATCACTGTGGGCGGTATCGGCACGATCGTGGCGGTATGCCTGGTGGCGCTTGTGTTGGTGATGGAAGTTGTGCCGCTATTTCGTAGTGCAACGGTGCGGATGCTTAGCGAGCGAGCCACACCTTGGCTGCCAGGTGAGATCGTTCATTTTGAATTGAACGAGTATCAGACAATGGGGTGGCTGCTTACGCGCGACGGGACTTTGCAATCCGTGCGTTTGACCTCTCCTAAAAGCGAAAGCCAAACCGCCGGTAGTCCTGTTCTCAGTGCTTCATTCGAAGTCGTCCAGGAATCGAAGCTGGTCACCGGTGCAGAAATAACGGCCGTATCAACTACCACAGGTAAGTCTGACATCGTTCTTGGGTTGGCCGACGGGAATGTGTGCACAGGCGACGTCCGCTTTGAAACCACCTTCATCGATCCGATCGAAATCAAGGATTGGTTTTCGCAGCAAGCCGGCGGTCTATCGGCTGCCAAACTGAAAAGCCCTGGCGATACGGCGATTTTCAAACAGGGTGTGGTTCAACTGACTTCCCAAGGCCAATATCGGGTTCAGCAGCTTGTTTGGACTCTGGACTATCCGATCGAAGTGAGCGACGCACCTATCGATCTTATTGACCATTTACCCGTGGATGGAAACGCAGGTGGGATCGGCGCTAAAGAGCGAGTATTCGTGGCGTTGAGCGGCGACAAGCAATTAAAACTGGGTGTCGTTTCTGAAAAAAAGAGTCTGCTTACCGGCAAGGTCAAACGGACCACCAAGATTCATGATTTGCCTAGCGCGGAAGGCTTAGGTGATCCCGCTTTCATCTTGATTTCGGGCTTGGGTAATAACGTACTTGCCGCCGATCGTGATGGTCATTTGGCTCGTTTCAGTATCCGTGATTACGACGACATTCAACTGGCAGAAGAAGTCGACTTGCTGCCTGATTCCGATGCGAAGCTCTCCAAGTGTGATTGGATTCTGGGGCGGGAAACGCTCTTCTGCGGTGACAGTCAAGGCAACTGTTCTGGCTGGTTTCAGATTCGTTTGGAAGATCGAAAGGACGATGCATTCGCGGATCGAGAAAGCACCGACGGATTCGTACTCGTTCAGGCTCACAAGTTTCCTACTGGACCAGCCGCGGTAACCGCGTTTGGTGCTTCTTCGCGAAGTCGAATGTTCCTGGTGGGTTACGAGTCAGGCTTATGTTCGCTCTTTCACATGACGACCGAAAAGCATGTCGCTGATATTCGTGTGTCTGATGACCAATCGATTCAGTTAGCACGGATCGCTCCACGAGATGATGGATTACTGCTGGAATCAGGCGGAGACATCGCGCATTATGCACTCTCTCCTGGATTCCCCGATATCACGCTGTCTTCTCTGTTCTTTCCCGTGTGGTACGAAGGATATGCTGAGCCGTTGAATATTTGGCAAAGCTCTTCGTCAAAGGTGGAGGACGAACTGAAGTTCTCATTATTTCCTTTGATTTCGGGAACCTTTAAAGCGACGTTCTACTCGATGTTGTTCGGCGCACCCTTAGCATTGCTGGCAGCGATCTATACCAGTGAGTTCGCGACACGGCGAACCCGCACTTTCGTCAAGCCGGCGGTCGAAATGATGGCCAGCCTGCCGAGCGTTGTGCTTGGTTTCGTCGCCGCTTTGGTGTTTGCACCTATCGTGGAGAACATCATTCCGGCCTGTTTGGCATCAATATTCATTGTCCCGTTCGTGGTTTTACTTGGGGGCTTTCTGTGGCAGATGCTGCCCCACAGCGTGTCGCTTCGTATTCAGCCGTTTCGCTTGGTCTTTCTGGTGCCGATGTTACTGGCAGGCATCTATTTCGCCTATTTGTTGGGGCCTGCCATCGAAGCGTGGCTCTTTCTGGGAAATATTAAATATTGGTTGGTGCATCCAGAAGAAGGTACGGGGCTTGGAGGCTGGTTATTGATTCTGCTGCCTGCTAGTGCGCTGGCGATGCTCGCCCTGGATGGATACGGCCTGGGAAGTTACTGGCGAAGCCGTGTCGCAAAGTTGCCACGCTCTGTCTTTGCGGTGATCAGCTTTGTGAAATTCTTAGCGTTGGCGGTATTAACGCTACTGTTGGCGGTCGTGGTTGGTAGCGTATTCGACTTCGCCGGATGGGATCCGCGGGGAAGTTATATCGGCGAGTACGATCAACGCAACTCGATGATCGTAGGCTTCGTCATGGGATTCGCGGTCATTCCGATTATCTACACAATTGCAGACGATGCGCTCTCGACGGTTCCCTCTCATTTGCGTTCTGCCTCATTGGGCTGTGGAGCTACCCCTTGGCAAACGACATTGCGAATTGTGATTCCTACGGCAATGAGCGGATTGTTCTCCGCGCTAATGATTGGCCTGGGACGAGTCACTGGTGAGACGATGATCGTTCTGATGGCTGGCGGCAATACGCCGATCGAAGACTGGAATCTTTTCAATGGGTTTCGCACCCTTAGCACGAATATCGCTATTGAACTACCAGAGGCCGTTCAAGGAAGTTCGCACTATCGCGTGCTGTTTTTGTCGGCGTTGGTGTTGTTCATGCTCACGTTCCTGATCAATACCGTAGCGGAAGTAGTACGACTTTACTTCCGGAGGCGTGCCGTTCAGCTATGA